One genomic region from Lates calcarifer isolate ASB-BC8 linkage group LG10, TLL_Latcal_v3, whole genome shotgun sequence encodes:
- the LOC108893768 gene encoding GRAM domain-containing protein 4 has protein sequence MLKRLDRIRFRGQRRDEFLDLAESPNTSDTECTEEVLIKPRFASRESEELREVEGEQQSDAQAGPGFSAALQDDSRTDLNEVKGHLEIALLEKHFLQEELSKLKEESNVDSLRQELEKERCRRIELEQKINDVLRSKLEDSPSQTPKAPPPPAPAGSSTDKQRETLSNSFLKWLYERFGVYIEDFRFQPEEKTVETEEPLSAKRLTENMRRLKRGFRPVTNFMRNLSALSSWYSVYTSAIAFIVYMYAAWNGWVIPMFLFLAILRLSLNYLIARGWRIQWSIVPEVSEPVEPPKEDLTVSEKFQLVLDVAQKAQNLFGKMANILEKIKNLFMWVQPELTQKLYVGLWFAFISSCVLPYKLLGFIIAVYAGIKFFIIDFIFKSCPKLRQRFDTPYIIWTNLPTDLQLKERSNTTLSRRATVAGGRGSLTAAAPMGVNRDEDGGRYYSTKRGAFHEVFNLPESERPLPVCENGWRCCLINRDRKTPTDYIRNGVLYVTENHLCFESSSSRSGSSKRNKVIKLLDIKEIQKYKVLSVLPGSGMGISIATPSTQKPMVFGAMMHRDEAFDAISTQYNKILAMATAASPET, from the exons ATGCTGAAGCGTCTGGACAGGATCCGGTTCCGGGGCCAGAGACGGGACGAGTTCCTGGATCTGGCCGAGTCACCCAACACGTCCGACACAGAATGCACCGAGGAGGTCCTGATCAAACCTCGCTTCGCCTCCAGAGAGTcggaggagctgagggaggtggagggagagcagcagagtgacgcTCAG gcTGGTCCAGGGTTTTCTGCAGCTCTCCAAGACGACTCGAGGACAGATCTGAacgaggtcaaaggtcacctaGAAATCGCCTTGTTAGAGAAACACTTCTTAC aggaggagctgagtaAACTCAAAGAGGAGTCCAACGTGGATTCACTGAgacaggagctggagaaggagcGCTGCAGACGCATCGAGCTGGAGCAGAAGATCAACGACGTCTTGAGATCCAA ACTTGAAGACTCACCTTCTCAGACGCCTAAAGCCCCACCCCCTCCAGCACCTGCAGGCAGCAGTACAG acaaacagagggaaactCTGTCCAACAGCTTCCTGAAATGGCTTTACGAACGTTTCGGCGTTTATATCGAAGACTTCCGCTTCCAGCCAGAGGAGAAGACGGTGGAGACGGAGGAGCCGCTGAGTGCCAAGAG GTTGACTGAAAACATGAGACGCCTCA AGCGAGGATTCAGACCTGTGACGAACTTCATGAGGAACCTCTCCGCCTTATCCAGCTGGTACTCCGTCTACACGTCGGCCATCGCCTTCATT GTCTACATGTACGCAGCGTGGAACGGCTGGGTCATCCCCATGTTCCTGTTCCTCGCCATCCTTCGCCTGTCCTTGAATTACCTCATCGCCAG AGGCTGGAGGATCCAGTGGAGCATCGTACCTGAAGTGTCTGAACCCGTG gagCCTCCTAAAGAAGACCTGACGGTGTCGGAGAAGTTCCAGCTGGTTCTGGACGTCGCTCAGAAAGCACAG AATCTGTTTGGGAAGATGGCCAACATCCTGGAGAAGATAAAAAA tTTGTTCATGTGGGTTCAGCCAGAGTTGACTCAGAAGCTGTACGTTGGTCTGTGGTTCgccttcatctcctcctgcgTTCTGCCGTACAAACTGCTGGGATTCATCATAg ctgTGTACGCAGGAATAAAGTTCTTCATCATCGACTTCATCTTTAAGAGTTGTCCCAAGCTGAGGCAGCGCTTCGACACCCCCTACATCATCTGGACCAATTTACCCACCGACCTGCAGCTGAAGGAGCGTAGCAACACCACCCTGAGCCGACGg GCTACTGTGGCGGGAGGTCGAGGCAgcctcactgctgcagctcccaTGGGTGTCAACCGGGACGAGGACGGAGGGCGATACTACAGCACCAAGAGAGGAGCGTTTCACGAAGTCTTCAACCTTCCGGAGAGTGAGCGTCCCCTGCCAG tgtgtgagaACGGATGGCGCTGCTGCCTCAtcaacagagacaggaagacacCGACAGACTACATCCGCAACGGAGTCCTCTACGTCACTGAGAa tcaTCTGTGTTTCGAGAGCTCCAGCTCCAGGTCCGGATCCTCCAAGAGGAACAAAGTCATCAAACTGCTCGACATCAAAGAAATCCAGAAG TACAAAGTTTTGTCAGTGCTGCCTGGATCTGGGATGGGCATCTCCATAGCGACGCCATCCACCCAAAAG CCGATGGTGTTCGGTGCGATGATGCACAGAGACGAAGCCTTCGATGCCATATCCACTCAGTACAACAAGATCCTGGCCATGGCCACAGCCGCCAGCCCAGAGACATAG
- the LOC108893779 gene encoding LOW QUALITY PROTEIN: cytosolic 5'-nucleotidase 1A (The sequence of the model RefSeq protein was modified relative to this genomic sequence to represent the inferred CDS: deleted 1 base in 1 codon) → MVSTVQNTDVKQKDADRAVVVAVTSRAVFEPGADDGDEVYKVGTAFPLLQALQRVNKRLLEENPDESLLFDVVLITTNTQQQQRSSSIISSTRHYGLDVSRFCFSSEEDFVESLLKNNVQLFLSADRNEASQASQKGVLSALLDQHSASCPPEQLKVLFSGDAIIRPDTDPTPASRQGAQTFLAQLGEMRRRFGAFDSPLSIVLVTVTGGRESCGAALRTLRSHGVSVDEAYCLAGAPRAPILSLLRPHFLLSDGLGGLEE, encoded by the exons ATGGTCTCCACGGTCCAAAACACCGACGTGAAGCAG aAGGATGCTGATCGTGCCGTGGTCGTTGCA GTGACGTCTCGTGCTGTGTttgagcctggagctgatgatggtgatgaggTGTATAAAGTGGGCACGGCTTTCCCGCTTCTCCAG gcGCTCCAGAGAGTGAATAAACGTCTGCTGGAGGAGAATCCTGATGAGTCGCTGCTGTTCGACGTCGTCCTGATCACCACCAacacgcagcagcagcagcggagcTCCAGCATCATCAGCAGCACCAGACATTACG GTCTTGACGTCagcaggttttgtttttccagcgAGGAGGATTTCGTCGAGAGTTTACTGAAGAATAACGTGCAGCTCTTCCTGTCGGCGGACAGAAACGAGGCGTCGCAGGCGTCTCAGAAAG GTGTTCTCTCTGCGCTGCTGGACCAGCACTCAGCTTCCTGTCCACCAGAACAGCTCAAAGTTTTATTCTCTGGAGACGCCATCATCCGGCCCGACACCGACCCAACGCCAGCTAGCCGACAGGGCGCTCAG ACCTTCTTGGCTCAGCTCGGTGAGATGCGGCGGCGGTTTGGCGCGTTCGACAGTCCTCTCAGCATCGTCCTGGTGACGGTGACTGGCGGCAGGGAAAGCTGCGGCGCCGCCCTGCGGACGCTGCGGTCCCACGGCGTCAGCGTAGACGAGGCGTACTGCCTCGCTGGGGCCCCGAGGGCTCCTATCCTGTCGCTGCTCCGACCTCACTTCCTGCTCAGCGACGGCCTCGGCGGCCTGGAGGAGTGA
- the LOC108893793 gene encoding D(4) dopamine receptor, which translates to MAANLSVAAEAVDAAAAAAAVTDAAAAAPEAAAPAGHNLPALVFGVLLIVVIICGNLLVCLSVFTEKALKTTTNYFIVSLAVADLMLAVLVLPLFVYSEFQDGIWTLSTTICDSLMTMDVMLCTASIFNLCAISIDRFIAVSIPLNYNRKHVDLRQVVLLSATWILALAVASPIMFGINNVPGRDPTECKLESTDYVLYSSVCSFFIPCPIMLLLYCGMFRGLRRWEEARKAKLRNSIQACRKLQEAAASLPPLASLPPPLPPIIERELTDNPDEPSTYPSTDRPFHSEYKDGPVPTVSFAEIKFNPDPHRRKRAKINSRERKAMKVLPVVVGAFLFCWTPFFVLHTMRARCQDCHVPPALMSIVTWLGYVNSALNPVIYTVFNTEFRNFFKKFLHRCCS; encoded by the exons ATGGCGGCCAATCTGAGCGTGGCGGCGGAGGCGGTGGACGCGGCAGCGGCGGCGGCTGCGGTCACGGACGCGGCAGCAGCGGCACCGGAGGCAGCGGCACCGGCAGGACACAACCTGCCCGCCCTGGTGTTCGGGGTGCTGCTGATCGTGGTGATCATCTGCGGGAACCTGCTGGTGTGTCTGAGCGTGTTCACCGAGAAGGCGCTGAAGACCACCACCAACTACTTCATCGTCAGTCTCGCGGTGGCGGATCTGATGCTCGCGGTGCTCGTGCTGCCGCTCTTCGTCTACTCAGAG TTCCAAGATGGCATATGGACCCTCAGCACCACCATCTGTGACAGTCTGATGACCATGGACGTGATGCTGTGCACCGCCTCCATCTTCAACCTCTGCGCCATCAGCATCGACAG GTTCATCGCTGTGTCGATCCCTCTCAACTATAACAGGAAGCACGTGGACCTGCGGCAGGTGGTGCTCCTGTCGGCCACCTGGATCCTGGCCCTGGCCGTGGCCTCGCCCATCATGTTCGGCATCAACAACGTGCCTGGTCGTGACCCCACCGAGTGCAAACTGGAGAGCACCGACTACGTCCTCTACTCGTCCGTGTGCTCCTTCTTCATCCCCTGTCCCATCATGCTCCTGCTGTACTGCGGCATGTTCCGCGGCCTGCGGCGCTGGGAGGAGGCGCGCAAGGCCAAGCTGCGGAACAGCATCCAGGCCTGTCGGAAGCTGCAGGAGGCCGCCGCCTCGCTGCCGCCGCTGGCCTcgctgccgccgccgctgccgccCATCATAGAGCGGGAACTAACGGACAACCCGGACGAACCGTCCACCTACCCGTCCACGGACCGGCCCTTCCACTCGGAGTACAAAGACGGCCCCGTGCCGACGGTGAGCTTCGCAGAGATCAAGTTCAACCCGGACCCCCACAGGAGGAAGAGGGCGAAGATCAACAGCCGGGAGAGGAAGGCCATGAAGGTGCTTCCTGTCGTCGTGG GTGCCTTCCTGTTCTGCTGGACTCCCTTCTTCGTCCTCCATACGATGCGAGCTCGCTGTCAGGACTGCCATGTCCCACCGGCCCTGATGAGCATCGTGACGTGGCTCGGCTATGTCAACAGCGCCCTGAACCCCGTCATCTACACTGTCTTCAACACAGAGTTCAGGAACTTCTTCAAAAAGTTTCTCCACCGCTGCTGCTCCTAG
- the deaf1 gene encoding LOW QUALITY PROTEIN: deformed epidermal autoregulatory factor 1 homolog (The sequence of the model RefSeq protein was modified relative to this genomic sequence to represent the inferred CDS: deleted 1 base in 1 codon) — MDEADSATKALGLDEPPIGGPPVEGVGSDTESEAEVTTMAVMAEPGNIDMGAESLPNPDEAEAAFAEVAVTVGDVQAAEDNVFTTTVATSGSLPEHVLSGRTTLQLGEGLSTQKATLIVVHTDGSIVEATGLKSATAIAPGPPTTPSPLTPTQDKDSCSKYNWDPSVYNNELPVRCRNTSGVLYKNRLGSGGKGRCIKHNQQWFTPTEFEGLAGRASSKDWKRSIRYAGRPLLCLIQERILNPHAASCTCAACCDDLTACPKDGDTLAAENISMTGPVRLFVPYKRRKKDMEPPVVPPKKELPATKNITLTPGTTFTVSPSGQFTTSGALTFDRTPTGDAAAAAAAAIISEGSAQSEVFASTAVLTALPALAVTPQPVQAKMAVTAAAVASSPSPSAGLVSGLEVGPVGAGAGSAVTVSEGQKNTWLYLEEMANTLLSNVQQLKALIEQAKNATGDSAGFKGQGGRKECGFSPSYQNQISFQQPDDSEVKRSSDITEIIINQMCVNCGREAMSECTGCRKVNYCSTFCQRKDWKDHQHTCCQSAGGVAVQDEEPITAIDMDKVK, encoded by the exons ATGGACGAAGCGGACTCGGCCACGAAGGCGCTCGGGCTGGATGAACCGCCCATCGGCGGGCCGCCGGTGGAGGGAGTGGGCTCGGATACCGAGTCGGAGGCCGAAGTCACCACGATGGCCGTGATGGCGGAACCGGGAAACATCGACATGGGAGCCGAGTCCCTGCCGAACCCAGACGAGGCCGAGGCGGCGTTTGCAG AGGTGGCAGTGACGGTGGGAGACGTTCAGGCTGCAGAGGACAACGTTTTCACCACAACGGTCGCCACGTCAGGAAGCCTCCCTGAACACGTGCTG agtgGGAGGACGACCCTCCAGCTGGGCGAAGGTCTTAGTACCCAGAAGGCCACTTTGATCGTGGTTCACACCGACGGCAGCATCGTGGAGGCAACTGGCCTCAAGTCCGCCACCGCCATCGCACCAG GTCCACCGACCACGCCCTCGCCGCTGACTCCAACCCAGGACAAAGACTCCTGCTCCAAGTACAACTGGGACCCCTCAGTGTACAACAACGAGCTGCCGGTCCGCTGCAGGAACACCAGCGGAGTCCTCTACAAGAACAGGCTGGGATCAG GGGGTAAAGGTCGTTGCATCAAACACAACCAGCAGTGGTTCACTCCCACTGAGTTTGAAGGTCTGGCAGGACGAGCGAGCAGCAAAGACTGGAAGAGGAGCATCAGATACGCCGGCAGACCCCTGCTCTGCCTCATACAG gaGCGTATCCTGAACCCCCACGCC GCCTCCTGTACCTGTGCAGCCTGCTGCGACGACCTGACAGCG TGTCCAAAGGATGGAGACACTCTGGCAGCAGAAAACATCAGTATG ACCGGTCCGGTCCGCCTCTTCGTCCCCTACAAGAGACGGAAGAAGGACATGGAGCCTCCGGTCGTCCCCCCGAAAAAGGAACTTCCTGCCACCAAAAACATCACGCTGACCCCGGGGACCACAT TCACTGTGTCCCCGTCAGGACAGTTCACCACCTCCGGCGCCTTGACCTTCGACCGAACTCCCACAGGTGACgccgctgctgccgccgccgccgccatcATCTCAGAGGGCTCGGCGCAGAGCGAGGTGTTTGCCAGCACCGCAG tgcTGACGGCGTTGCCAGCCTTGGCCGTGACTCCTCAGCCCGTTCAGGCCAAGATGGCGGTGACGGCAGCGGCGGTGGCGTCATCTCCGTCTCCGTCGGCGGGGCTGGTGAGCGGGCTGGAGGTGGGGCCTGTCGGGGCCGGGGCCGGGTCGGCGGTGACGGTGAGCGAGGGGCAGAAGAACACCTGGCTGTACCTGGAGGAGATGGCCAACACGCTGCTGAGCAACGTCCAGCAGCTGAAGGCTCTGATCGAACAGGCCAAGAACGCCACGGGGGACTCGGCCGGGTTCAAAGGTCAGGGCGGGAGGAAGGag tgtggttTCAGTCCGTCGTATCAGAACCAGATTTCCTTTCAGCAGCCGGACGACTCTGAGGTCAAGAGGAGCTCCGACATTACCGAGATCATCATCAAC CAGATGTGTGTGAACTGTGGTCGGGAGGCGATGAGCGAGTGTACGGGCTGCCGCAAAGTCAACTACTGCTCCACCTTCTGTCAGAGGAAG gaCTGGAAGGATCATCAGCACAcctgctgtcagtcagcagGGGGCGTCGCCGTCCAGGACGAGGAGCCAATCACAGCCATTGACATGGACAAGGTGAAATGA